A stretch of DNA from Anaerobacillus isosaccharinicus:
ATAAACTTAGATTTCACGTATTATTCGTATTTGCAGGACAAGACCCATTTCGCTGACACACGAGGTCATTTAAGCCTCAGACACCAGAAACTATGTGATCTATCGTCCTGGAGGAGCTCCATTTTTTCTTTACTTCATAACTTCGCAATTTACTGCTTCTACACTCATTAGGCCGATTGTTTGGCTACATTTTCATCACTAAAATAATTGTGGAAAAACTTCTCTACATTTTTCTTTCTCAATTTCTTTTTGATTTCTGAATAAAGGACATAGTTTGTTTGTTTAGTCCGATACAGGGTTTGATTTCGGATCATGGAAAATGCTAGTCGAAGCATACGATTTCCTAAGGCAATACATGACTGACCAAAATGTTTGCCACGCGCCTTCAATTCTTCATATTTCTGCTTCATCTCATAGTTATTGACGGTCATTGACTTCCCAACTTGGTAAACGATATTCCGAAATGTCCTCCTTCCTTGCTTAGAAATCCCGTAGTAGGTGGCTTTCCTACCGCCAGATTGTTTGACAATTGGGTTGGTCCCTGCCATCTTTATTAGTTGTCCAGCGTGGTCAAAATCTGAGATATTCCCCATTTCAGCGTACAGTTCTGCCCCTGTGATAACACCAATCCCTTGTACAGATAAAAGAACTGCCCCTTCTGTTTCTACAAAGATCTCTTCAATAAGGTGTTGTATCGCTTTGATCTGCTCATTGATTTGTAAAAGTTGATCTAACTTGATTGAAAGAAGAAAGAGATCAGCTTTAAGTTCTTCTTTTGGTCGTGATATCGATGTACTTGCATAATCTAGCAATATATCAATGGAATGGTCACGAATCTTTAAATTCTCCCTTTTAGAAAGCTCTCGAAGACCCTTGGCCCCTAAAGCTAAAATATCGCTTGGGTGAGGATAATGCCTTAATAAATAACAGGCAGCTTTACCAAAAAGTTCTGAGAAAGGTTTGACGTGTTCACGTTTGCCATCGATCCAAACACTTTTCCCTTGGAACTCTCGAAACACATGGTCTACATGAACACGGATTCCATTTTGAATTTTGGTCCGTTCATCGACTAAAGTTCGGCGAGATCTCGTCAGTTTTTGTAAAGTTTCCACGTTACCCGAAGGTAGCTCATTGGACGTTCCTCGACCGTGAAGGATCGATTGGACGATCGCCATTAAATCTAAATTATCAGTTTTAGACCAATTCAATAATGCTTGGCGTTCTTGTGCAGTAGTCGCTGCATTGATCACACGCACTTTGAACTCATTCTTATGGCAACAACGAACGATATCTTCATAATAATGACCGGTCGTTTCTATCCCCACTACAACTTTTGTCAGATTTAACTTCTTAACTTCATCCTTAATTTTTTTCATTAACAGATCGTAACCTGTTGAAGAGGCATCGAAATCAAATGGTTTCACTAATACATCTCCAAAGAAATTACAAATCAAGCCTTTATGCGTGTATTTGGCAGCATCAATCGCTACAATTAAAAGATTTTCAGGTTTATTTTCTTTAATAAATTTTGCCCACTCACTTCCGTTTTTCCCTTGAATATGGTTCAATAAAGTATAAGTCATCATTTTCATCTCCTTGGTTGGGGTAATGGAAGTACTGTGGTAGGTCCTTCTATTGTACATGAATTGATGGCTTTTTTTTATTTGTTCTATCTATTTACTACACTAGACACCGATGAAAGTGGAAATTTATCGGACATACGTTCCGCTATTTTTGTTCATTTAGCATTTTTGCGAGATTATCGGACATACGTTCCGCTATTTTATCAAAATTATCTATTTTTGGGACGTTTTCAAGAAAATAACGGAACTCATGTCCGTTAGCTTCGAAAATACCTGTTTTTTTCAAAAATAACGGATCTCATGTCCGTTAAACATTTGCACAAGCCCTTCCACCAATCCCAAAATCCCAAAATTCATAACTTTCATCATTATGCAAAACACCTTCCGCAAAGTAAACAACAATAAGAAGTAGCTAGTTGTACTATTAGCTACTTCTTGATTGATTATTAATTTGCACCTTCTAACTTCGACTTTTTAAACGAAAACCGCTTAAATAACTTATTGACCCCATAAACCATATTAGCTGCAGTGCACCCAACTACATGGTTACAAGTTGCTAATGGATGAGTTGTTTTACTTGTTTCTAAAGACCGTAACATCTCTTCACTTAACCCTTTTTTACTTAGGGCATCCTTGAACTCTTTTTGTGCTGCTTGCTTTGCTTTAAATAGCATCATTTGAATTCTGCTATACACATTTACCGCCCCATCCCCAGTTGTTTCAATAGGCAGAAAAATGGCTTCGGGATAACGTTCAGTAATTAGCGATTGAACGCCATCAGACACTCCAGATGATGGCATGCAGCCAAAAGGCTTTACTGAGATCGTCATGTTCACCTTCTTTTTCACAACATTTAGTATTAATTTCCCCACTTCCATATGCCCTTCGCCACCTCGAAGCTGATTGTTGTAATGCTCATTTGCTACCTCAGCGACTTGATCCATATCGGGTAAATGGTAATCATGTAGTCCCATAATTTTTGCATAAGCTTGAAACCACGTTCTTACGGTGAAATCAGCTAATTTTAACATCGCTAGACGCTTCACCGGGTTTTTCCCTTTCAGTCCAAAACGGCCCTCATCATCGTTCCGTAGTGCCATCCGCTTTTTCGTATCGTAACGACCTTCCCAAATCAAAAACAATATCCAAGCAGTAAGTGATTGAACTTCAACTTCGGCTCCTTCACTTTCTAAAAATTTCTGCAACTGATAATTGCCGTCGCCTTCTGTCGTCATTGCCCAGAACTCGCCAATAATGCTTACTTTCGGCTTCACAAGCGTTCGATTTACCTTAACGGTTGCCAATTCTCTGCGGCAACGATATAAGGTTTTTATGATTGATTTTCTTTCACTAAAGGCATCAAAGAGCATTTTTTTACAACGCTCTAACGCTTCATTTGTAGATCCTTCGATCACTTCGTAAGGGCGAATTCGGTAACCTATGGCATTTAATACATCTCCAATTAAGACGCCCTTAAGAAATGTAATAAAGAAAGCACTATCAAGTTTTAACGCCGACTCTTCTCCTGTCGCTTGCTTCAAACCGCTTTGTTGCTGAAAAAGTAGGACTCGAAAGCCGTCAAACCCAGCATCCCGAAGTGCTTTTCGATACTCCGTTACATACGTTCCAAACCGACAAGGACCACAAGAACCGCTCGTGACAAATAAGTATGATTTAACGATTTCTTCTTTCGTCTTTCCTTCAACATCTCGTAAATACGTTAGATGTTTAATTAAATTCCCAACTGTAAAATAGGTTGGATTACATTGCCCACGATTTCCGAACTCTTTACCTAAGCGTAACGCATCTGTATCAGGACAGTCTAAATGGGCTACATTATAACCTATTCCTTTTAATCCACCAGCAACTAAGTAGTCGTGTGCCATTGTTAAACCGCCAAATAAAATCGTTGTTGATGCTTTGTCTTTAGCAAAAAATTGTCTCGGCACAGGGTCAAACCATTGTTTCTTCGTTTCATTAAGACCTAATTTTTCTTCTTGCTCTTCTCGGTAACGAAGTAACTCTTTTTCAAATTTTTCAGCAACTTTATCCATCTCAAATCCTCCTTATTAGACTTGCGCCTTTTTACTCAATGAAAGCTCGTCAATTTCCTCAAGTAATTGATTGCGTTCTAGCGACTTTCGTTTTTTCTCAATTAGTTTTTCCAGCTCTTCCTTTTTGCGAGCTAAGTCTTGTAAGCGCTCTTCGTTAAGGCTTAAGCTATGGGCATACGTTTTAACACGAATTTTAATGGAACCACTTGGCTTATTAGCATCAATGTCATGTAATGCGGAATACGGTGTTCCAGCAGCGGAGATGACTGAGTCAATAAGTCCGTATGTGGGTGCATCATGTCCACACTTAAAGCTTGAAAGATCAAGGACTGCCACATGAGGATGACGCGCCGCAAATTTTGCTGCCCAAACCTTTTGAACACTATTTGAGCTAAAATTTTCAGGCCAAACATCCGTAACATCCAAGGCATATTCTACTTTGCCGCTTTCTAAATCATTCTTGAAAAATCTTCGTAGCCACGCTTCATCTTTTGGAATCGAACGCATTGATAATATTGGATAGCCAAGTACTTGAAACTCATCTAAAACTCCGTGATTTAAGCCAGGATCTGAATGGTATGGTCTACCGATCATAAGAATTGCGACCCTATTCTCCTCTTCAACTTGTTCTAATATTTCTTTTCCTCTTTGCTGCATTTCATCGTCAAACATCCTCAATGCCTTCCACGCTTCATCTGCGGCAAAATCACTTTCGTCTTCAGTAATTTGTAAAAACGCTTCGAACGCTTCAAACATTTGTTTTTTCAATAAATTTGGTTCAGTAAAAGTCACAGCTGGATCAAAGTACTGAATGTTCCGTTCTTTGAAGAAGTCTGTTTCTTTTGTAAAAGCTGCTTTAATTACATTTGGTGCCCCTGCGACAATTGGGCAACTCGCCGAATCGATGACGTTTTTTATATGGGCATCGATATGAGTGATGCATGGAAAAAACACTCCATGTAACGGCTTATCTTCTTTATGATGTTTAAAGAGTAGATTGTGTACATGGGCCTGGGCCACTTTGGACGGATAGCATGGGTCAATCGAGCCATACTTCCCACCTGCTTGCCACATTTCTTCACTCGTATTATCACTAAAGACGATGTTTTTTTCAGGGATACCTAAGGTCTCGAAGTATGTTCGCCAAAACGGAGCTGTTGACCAAACATTAAGAACCTTTGGGATACCTATCCGGATTTCTTTTCGATGCTCAATCGCTTCTTCGGATGATCGTTGAAACGTTCTTTCGTATTTGACCTTTTTCTTACCAAATAGGGTTGATTTCACTTTGATATCTTCAATGATTGTCTCCTCTGTCGGTAGCGGTTTTTGATCATAAAAATGTTTAAATATTCTTTTCGCCTCATAGTCAACGAGGTTAGGGTAATGCTTTTTTAGTTGATTACGTTCTCTTTTTAGTGAGATTAAAGCCTCTTTATCTTCAACAGTTCCTTTTTCGCAGCTAAACCCAGAAATGTAACGGGCTGTTTGCCCATCTGGCGTTTTTGTATCAATAAACGTTCGACTACACAAGTTCGGGCAAAAGTTGCAGCGTGTTGACTCGTCATTTCTTGATTCATACGTCATACCAATGGCTGAATCTAGACCTTGGAAAGTTGTGTAACCCTTACGTTTCACAACGCGAATCGTTTCCATCGCAGCACCGATTGCACCAGCTTCTCCTGTATGTGGATGAACAAAAACTTCCGCATCAGGAACCCGTTCTTTAATATAATCTACTTGTGCCTTCACAGCTGCTAGATTATGCTGTGTACCACCTTGAAGGACAAACTTTCGGCCTAGCTCAGCCATTCGTGGAACTTGAACAACGTATTGCCAAATGTTTTTCGGTAAAACCATTGCAAGCCCTGCTAATAATTCTTCTTTTGCATAACCTTCCTTTTGAAAATTAACACGATCTGAATCTAAAAACACGGCACACCCATATGAAAACTTCGGTGATAAGTCAGCTCGAAAAGCAGTTTCTGCATATTCTTGAACTGGGATTCCGAATTGATCTGCCATTGCTTGAAGGAGCATTCCATTTCCTGCTGAACATTGATTTGAAAGTCTGAAATTGCGAATGTCTCCATTTTTCAAAAATAGAACTTTAATGTCTTGCCCACCAATATCACAAATAACATCAATATCGCCGAAAAAGTGGACCGCACTCATCATATGGGCGACCGTCTCAACAATGTTAACGTCTGCGTTTAATGTTTTTTCAAGAACATCCGCAGCATAACCTGTAGCACCAAAGCCCATGACCTCTAATTCTGCCCCACTTTTTAAAACCTTCTCACGGATCTTTCCTAATAATTCACGCGTATCTTGAATTGGATTTCCTTTTGATAGTTGATATTCTTTTAGCAAAATATTGCCATCCATATCTACTAGTACAGCCTTCGATGAAGTAGAGCCTCCATCTAGACCAATGACCGCCTGGATCTTTTGTCCTTGTTTAAATTCCACAGGTGTAAACTTCGGAATGCTATACTGAATTCGAAATTGCTCTAGTTCTTCTTCACTTTTAACTAGAGGTGCCCCCGCTTTTTCTCCAAGCTTTGCTTTTCGGCCATGTGAGATAAATGTTTTTAACGATTCAATTCCTTTATAAATACCAACTTCAGCTGGCTCGTGCATTCCGTACATCACTGCGCCGAATGCAGCATAGTATTGAGCGTTTTCTGGGATGAAAATTAACTCTTCAATTGGCACATCTTTTGGATACTCGTAGCCTCGTTCCTCCCAACCTTCAGGAATTCGTTTACGCCAACACTGTTGTAAGAAAGGTAAATATGTATTAGGTCCACCAAGTAACAACACTTTGTGACGTAGCGTATTTCCTCTTGTAAGCACTGATAGGTTTTGCATAACAATGGCATCTGCTAGGGAACACATTATTTCTGAAGAAGGAATACTGCTCTTTACTAAGTTAACAATATCTGTTTCCGCAAAAACTCCACATTTCGCTGCAACGTGATGAAGCTTTGAGTCATCAAATTGTAGCTTTGCCACTTCACTTTCTGGCAACCCAACTTTGATCATGCATTTATCAATCGTTGCCCCAGTTCCAGATGCGCATTTATCATTCATCGAGGTAATCGCTTGTTTATCGCCTGTTTCTTCATTTTCTTTAAAAATGATAATTTTTGCATCTTGACCACCAAGTTCAACGACACTCCCTACATCTGGGTGCAGCTCTTCTACCGTCATCGTGACTGCATTTACTTCCTGCACAAATTTAGCCCCGATATGCTCTGCAATCGGACCTCCACCAGACCCAGTAATAAAAACGCGTATATTATCTCTTTTTATGTGGGAAAATTCATTTCCTATTCGAATTAAAAATTCTTGTACCATTTCTGCTTGTTTCGTATGGTGTCGTTGATAATCCGACCATAATATTTTTTTGTTCTCCGGATTTACAACTGTTGCTTTTACCGTTGTCGATCCTACGTCGATTCCGATATAGATCGATTGAAGTTCTTCATTCTCCACAAAATCACCTCACTATGAAATTATTGCATCTTTAGTATGGTTACTATATTTGCAACATATTCATAGTGTTATATTTATTTTATATAGAAAGGGGTGTGCCAGGATACCTCTGATTGAATGATTTTCTAGGTAGATTACTATTTTGGGTTGAAAATAAGTTATTTAAGGATGAAGTTAGGTAAGGTGGATTGCTTTTTAAACAGTATTATAGACTCTCGGAATAAATGATGAGTTTATCGAAGATTTGTAAAAAATTTACTGGGAATTTCATTAACAGGACAGCAAAGTGATGTGTTTTCATAGTGTTTTCAAAAAAGTGTATACCAAATAAGCCTACGGCTGCTATTTTTTAAAAATGACTAGGCGCTCTTAGAAAAGATGATTTCTTGGATGTTCAAAGTCTCTTTCTGACTACTGTACCAAGCATCTATGTGTTGACACATCATGATTGAATATAAGCGGACATACCACATTTTTGTAGAGCGATGACGCCCAGATTCTAAGTGATAGTCGACTTTTTCTCTTTTGTTCGAACGTTCAACTGAAGTTCTTCGTTTATAAATCAGTTTCCACTTTTCAGAAGACCTCGGTGTTTTAGTGAACAGACGAAGATTATCTTGCTTAAACGTATGAAATGTCCGGCCATACTTCGCTTTAGAACACGGAGTGGAACATGTATTTTTTGTTCCGCAAGCTAGTGGACAACGCCACTTTTGGCGGTTTTGAGATTTGTCAAACCCATTGGGTTTCATTTCCATTCCAATTGGACAAATAGGAACGCCTAGGGGAGAAATCTGAATATCACTTTGCGTACTGAAGTTTTTCTTTGTTCGAACATTAAGATCAATAAATGGTTCCACATTATGATGGTCCAGTAATTCGTAAATCGGTTCTGCATCATGTGCGGCATCGAGAAGGATTTTATCAATTGTGCCCAAGGTGTACCGTTGCGAAAATTCAATTGAACCAACCACTAGGCTGACTGAATCATGCCGGGAAGCAGGATGCAGCCGTGGATATAGCGGCAAGTCGTATTGGCTATCGCTAGTGGATATCATGTAGAGATGATATCCGTTGAAGTACCTCTCCCTTGAACTATCCCAACCTGAGTCGATGTCAGGTTGAGAATATCGACGAGGATGAGTACAATTCGTTAGTCCTTGGGCACTACAATCACAAATAGGTTTGCTCCTTGGGTATCTCGCTGTTTCCACGGGTGTCCCATCTCCAACAACACCAAGGGAATGGGGATCCCCAAGCAAACCCAATCTCGCTGAAACTTCAAGAAATTGAGATTGAAAAAACGCGTATAATTGATCTCCCGGCAATTGTTTTTGTTTTGAGCCATTGCGTAAATGACGATCCACTAATTTTCTAATAATACCAGGGTTTCTAGGAGTTGCTTTTTCACCCTTTTTCGGTTTTTTCTTCTTCTTCTTTTTTCGTTTGAGCTTAATAAAAGGTTTTACATTAGCCTTCTCAAAACCTGATAGCCGTCTGAAGAAGTCATAAAAAGTACCGACACCTGGAACATCCCCAGGTTCAAAGCCGCTAAGGATCGTGTAAAGAGGAACACGATGGAGTTGGTTCACCCATTCTGTAATACTCAGGGTCGGACTTGTCAATAAACACAAAAGATAAGAGCGAAGCATGGAAGCAGGATCACGTGGCTCAGGACCTTTAACTGAATATGAATCATGAAGCCACGTAGTGGTAAACGAAAGATCCGTGATCCATAACTTCGAGATAATAGTCCAATCTTTTTGTACGAGAGTCAGTATACCGCCTGAGTAATGAGTATTTAATTGGTCTAAAACGAAGTTTTGATATGAGATATGTGGTATTAGCGCAGGTTTCATTTAAATCCCCCATTTCACCGTATTGTTAGGAAGTCAATTCCTCCTCGGCGATTATTGGGGTTCCACTAAAAAGTCAAGTGTTTTTTTAGTTTTTTTATGATATTTTTCAACAATTAATTTCCAATTGAAGAAGAAAACTAAAGTAAAAATCCCACCTAGAAATAGGAGGGATACAAATAAATTGGTTCAAGAAAACCTTGAGCCACAAGGCTCGGCAAATGCCGAGAGTCTATTATTATATTAGGAGGTTATAGTATTAGGAGTTGGCGGGTAAAATTTTTCTTTTTTATGCCCAGCATTTACATTTATTAGAAGTTTTAAGCCCACTTCTATCTTATTTATGCCTGATTTTTACAGTTATTAGGAATTTGTGGGCAGCTTTTTTCTTTTTTATGCCCAGTTCTTACAGTAATCAGGAGTTTGCGGGCAGCTTTTATTTTATTTATGCCTAATTTTTACAATTATTAGGAGTTTGCGGGCAGCTTCTATCTTATTTATGCCTGATTTTTACAGTAATTAGGAGTTTTGGGGCAGCTTTTTTCTTTTTTATGCCCGGTTTTTACAGTAATTAGGAGTTTGTGGGCTGCTTTTATTTTATTCACGCCTGATTTTTACAGTTATTAGGAATTTGTGGGCAGCTTTTTTCTTTTTTATGCCCGGTTTTTACAGTAATTAGGAGTTTGTGAGCAGCTATTATTTTATTCATACCTGATTTTTACAGTTATTAGGAATTTGTGGGCAGCTTTTTTCTTTTTTATGCCCGGTTTTTACAGTAATTAGGAATTTGCGGGCAGCTTTTATTTTATTCATGCCTGATTTTTACAGTAATTAGGAATTCATGGGCAACTTCTTTCTTTTTCGGCCTGTTTTTACAGTTAGTACCGAACAAATATAAAAAGAGAACCAACAATAGTTAGTTCTCTTTAATGCTCAGACGATTTTCCAATATGGCGCGCCCTGAGAGATTCGAACTCCCGACCCTGGCATTAGAAGTGCCATGCTCTATCCAGCTGAGCTAAGGGCGCA
This window harbors:
- a CDS encoding IS110 family transposase; the protein is MMTYTLLNHIQGKNGSEWAKFIKENKPENLLIVAIDAAKYTHKGLICNFFGDVLVKPFDFDASSTGYDLLMKKIKDEVKKLNLTKVVVGIETTGHYYEDIVRCCHKNEFKVRVINAATTAQERQALLNWSKTDNLDLMAIVQSILHGRGTSNELPSGNVETLQKLTRSRRTLVDERTKIQNGIRVHVDHVFREFQGKSVWIDGKREHVKPFSELFGKAACYLLRHYPHPSDILALGAKGLRELSKRENLKIRDHSIDILLDYASTSISRPKEELKADLFLLSIKLDQLLQINEQIKAIQHLIEEIFVETEGAVLLSVQGIGVITGAELYAEMGNISDFDHAGQLIKMAGTNPIVKQSGGRKATYYGISKQGRRTFRNIVYQVGKSMTVNNYEMKQKYEELKARGKHFGQSCIALGNRMLRLAFSMIRNQTLYRTKQTNYVLYSEIKKKLRKKNVEKFFHNYFSDENVAKQSA
- a CDS encoding 2-hydroxyglutaryl-CoA dehydratase is translated as MDKVAEKFEKELLRYREEQEEKLGLNETKKQWFDPVPRQFFAKDKASTTILFGGLTMAHDYLVAGGLKGIGYNVAHLDCPDTDALRLGKEFGNRGQCNPTYFTVGNLIKHLTYLRDVEGKTKEEIVKSYLFVTSGSCGPCRFGTYVTEYRKALRDAGFDGFRVLLFQQQSGLKQATGEESALKLDSAFFITFLKGVLIGDVLNAIGYRIRPYEVIEGSTNEALERCKKMLFDAFSERKSIIKTLYRCRRELATVKVNRTLVKPKVSIIGEFWAMTTEGDGNYQLQKFLESEGAEVEVQSLTAWILFLIWEGRYDTKKRMALRNDDEGRFGLKGKNPVKRLAMLKLADFTVRTWFQAYAKIMGLHDYHLPDMDQVAEVANEHYNNQLRGGEGHMEVGKLILNVVKKKVNMTISVKPFGCMPSSGVSDGVQSLITERYPEAIFLPIETTGDGAVNVYSRIQMMLFKAKQAAQKEFKDALSKKGLSEEMLRSLETSKTTHPLATCNHVVGCTAANMVYGVNKLFKRFSFKKSKLEGAN
- a CDS encoding BadF/BadG/BcrA/BcrD ATPase family protein, whose protein sequence is MENEELQSIYIGIDVGSTTVKATVVNPENKKILWSDYQRHHTKQAEMVQEFLIRIGNEFSHIKRDNIRVFITGSGGGPIAEHIGAKFVQEVNAVTMTVEELHPDVGSVVELGGQDAKIIIFKENEETGDKQAITSMNDKCASGTGATIDKCMIKVGLPESEVAKLQFDDSKLHHVAAKCGVFAETDIVNLVKSSIPSSEIMCSLADAIVMQNLSVLTRGNTLRHKVLLLGGPNTYLPFLQQCWRKRIPEGWEERGYEYPKDVPIEELIFIPENAQYYAAFGAVMYGMHEPAEVGIYKGIESLKTFISHGRKAKLGEKAGAPLVKSEEELEQFRIQYSIPKFTPVEFKQGQKIQAVIGLDGGSTSSKAVLVDMDGNILLKEYQLSKGNPIQDTRELLGKIREKVLKSGAELEVMGFGATGYAADVLEKTLNADVNIVETVAHMMSAVHFFGDIDVICDIGGQDIKVLFLKNGDIRNFRLSNQCSAGNGMLLQAMADQFGIPVQEYAETAFRADLSPKFSYGCAVFLDSDRVNFQKEGYAKEELLAGLAMVLPKNIWQYVVQVPRMAELGRKFVLQGGTQHNLAAVKAQVDYIKERVPDAEVFVHPHTGEAGAIGAAMETIRVVKRKGYTTFQGLDSAIGMTYESRNDESTRCNFCPNLCSRTFIDTKTPDGQTARYISGFSCEKGTVEDKEALISLKRERNQLKKHYPNLVDYEAKRIFKHFYDQKPLPTEETIIEDIKVKSTLFGKKKVKYERTFQRSSEEAIEHRKEIRIGIPKVLNVWSTAPFWRTYFETLGIPEKNIVFSDNTSEEMWQAGGKYGSIDPCYPSKVAQAHVHNLLFKHHKEDKPLHGVFFPCITHIDAHIKNVIDSASCPIVAGAPNVIKAAFTKETDFFKERNIQYFDPAVTFTEPNLLKKQMFEAFEAFLQITEDESDFAADEAWKALRMFDDEMQQRGKEILEQVEEENRVAILMIGRPYHSDPGLNHGVLDEFQVLGYPILSMRSIPKDEAWLRRFFKNDLESGKVEYALDVTDVWPENFSSNSVQKVWAAKFAARHPHVAVLDLSSFKCGHDAPTYGLIDSVISAAGTPYSALHDIDANKPSGSIKIRVKTYAHSLSLNEERLQDLARKKEELEKLIEKKRKSLERNQLLEEIDELSLSKKAQV
- a CDS encoding transposase, with amino-acid sequence MKPALIPHISYQNFVLDQLNTHYSGGILTLVQKDWTIISKLWITDLSFTTTWLHDSYSVKGPEPRDPASMLRSYLLCLLTSPTLSITEWVNQLHRVPLYTILSGFEPGDVPGVGTFYDFFRRLSGFEKANVKPFIKLKRKKKKKKKPKKGEKATPRNPGIIRKLVDRHLRNGSKQKQLPGDQLYAFFQSQFLEVSARLGLLGDPHSLGVVGDGTPVETARYPRSKPICDCSAQGLTNCTHPRRYSQPDIDSGWDSSRERYFNGYHLYMISTSDSQYDLPLYPRLHPASRHDSVSLVVGSIEFSQRYTLGTIDKILLDAAHDAEPIYELLDHHNVEPFIDLNVRTKKNFSTQSDIQISPLGVPICPIGMEMKPNGFDKSQNRQKWRCPLACGTKNTCSTPCSKAKYGRTFHTFKQDNLRLFTKTPRSSEKWKLIYKRRTSVERSNKREKVDYHLESGRHRSTKMWYVRLYSIMMCQHIDAWYSSQKETLNIQEIIFSKSA